A portion of the Stigmatella aurantiaca DW4/3-1 genome contains these proteins:
- a CDS encoding carboxypeptidase regulatory-like domain-containing protein, which produces MRSRLGGGLVMGVVAAAIGLALYGQAEDRAALRQMGGAEAPKSTGAAWEAAPWDELPVSVPRTLPVTESASEVDGLLELRVTEAGRPASRAQVRLYKRGGRLPETGQVDWRLAGAGATGDDGRLLMPARAGAYLVTAHAVGKAPAWRELVHPLSGNRTPVHLSLVTGGGLTGRTVEQGSGQPLGGAELILTPHVSLWEPDARADVPSEERVTGQSDAAGRFAFEGLAPGLYTVAARAPGSFHVTEWSVRIPTDEARVLALPDPDDGVGRRKPRKAPSQELRCGI; this is translated from the coding sequence ATGCGAAGCCGTCTGGGTGGAGGGCTGGTGATGGGTGTGGTGGCGGCCGCCATTGGCTTGGCGCTGTACGGTCAGGCGGAGGACCGGGCCGCGCTGCGCCAGATGGGCGGGGCCGAGGCGCCGAAGTCCACCGGCGCGGCCTGGGAGGCGGCCCCCTGGGATGAGCTTCCCGTGAGCGTGCCCAGGACGCTGCCGGTGACCGAGAGCGCCAGCGAGGTGGATGGGCTGCTGGAACTCCGGGTCACCGAGGCTGGACGCCCCGCGTCCCGGGCCCAGGTGCGCCTCTACAAGCGGGGCGGGCGGTTGCCCGAGACAGGCCAGGTGGACTGGCGGCTCGCGGGGGCAGGTGCCACCGGAGACGATGGGCGGCTGCTGATGCCGGCGCGGGCCGGGGCTTACTTGGTCACGGCGCACGCGGTGGGCAAGGCGCCCGCATGGCGGGAGCTGGTGCACCCGCTGAGTGGGAACCGGACGCCGGTGCACCTGAGCCTGGTGACGGGAGGAGGACTCACCGGGCGCACCGTCGAACAGGGCTCGGGGCAGCCCCTGGGGGGGGCGGAGCTCATCCTCACCCCCCATGTGAGCCTCTGGGAGCCAGATGCGCGCGCGGATGTTCCCTCCGAGGAGCGGGTGACCGGCCAGAGCGATGCGGCGGGCCGCTTCGCCTTCGAGGGGCTGGCGCCCGGGCTCTACACCGTGGCGGCACGCGCCCCAGGCTCTTTCCATGTGACGGAGTGGAGCGTCCGGATTCCCACAGACGAGGCCCGGGTGCTGGCGCTGCCGGATCCGGACGACGGGGTGGGGCGGCGCAAGCCGCGGAAGGCGCCGTCCCAGGAACTGCGCTGCGGCATCTGA
- the rapZ gene encoding RNase adapter RapZ, with the protein MSVPAKQIIIITGMSGSGKSTAIRALEDSGFFCIDNLPVLLLPKLTELAGSGQIERMALVVDVREGVFLKEAPRVLDEVRRAGHQVEVLFLDASDDSLIRRFSETRRRHPLAPTGSVADGIAAERGKLHDLREMADQVIDSSVLNVHDLKRLVQARFSPEPAAGPSLSVMSFGYRHGVPPQADLVLDVRFLPNPYFVPELKGLTGKNPKVAAYVLEREETQQFLDKVVDLCRFLFPRYQKEGKAYLTVALGCTGGKHRSVAIAAELTKRLQEEIPRIQLWDRDIEKE; encoded by the coding sequence GTGAGTGTGCCTGCCAAGCAGATCATCATCATCACGGGCATGTCCGGCTCGGGGAAGTCCACGGCCATCCGCGCGCTGGAGGACTCGGGGTTCTTCTGCATCGACAACCTGCCGGTGCTGCTGCTGCCGAAGCTGACGGAGCTTGCGGGCAGCGGGCAGATCGAACGGATGGCGCTGGTGGTGGACGTGCGCGAGGGGGTCTTCCTCAAGGAAGCGCCGCGCGTGCTGGACGAGGTCCGCCGGGCCGGCCACCAGGTGGAAGTGCTGTTCCTGGATGCCAGCGACGACAGCCTCATCCGCCGCTTCAGCGAGACGCGGCGCCGCCACCCGCTGGCCCCCACGGGCTCGGTGGCCGACGGCATCGCCGCCGAGCGCGGCAAGCTGCACGACCTGCGCGAGATGGCCGACCAGGTCATCGATTCATCGGTGCTGAACGTCCACGACCTGAAGCGGCTGGTGCAGGCGCGCTTCAGCCCGGAGCCCGCGGCGGGCCCCTCGTTGTCGGTGATGTCCTTCGGCTACCGGCACGGGGTGCCGCCCCAGGCGGACCTGGTGCTGGACGTGCGCTTTCTGCCCAACCCCTACTTCGTGCCGGAGCTGAAGGGGCTCACCGGGAAGAACCCGAAGGTGGCCGCCTACGTGCTGGAGCGCGAGGAGACGCAGCAGTTCCTCGACAAGGTGGTGGACCTCTGCCGCTTCCTGTTCCCGCGCTACCAGAAGGAAGGCAAGGCCTACCTGACGGTGGCGCTGGGGTGCACCGGGGGCAAGCACCGCTCGGTGGCGATCGCGGCGGAGCTCACCAAGCGCCTCCAGGAGGAGATTCCGCGCATCCAGCTCTGGGACCGGGACATCGAGAAGGAGTAG
- a CDS encoding histidine triad nucleotide-binding protein: MDCLFCKIRDGQIPAKVVYRDEVCLGFQDINPQAPTHVLFIPLQHIATVNDLTANDRQTVGHLYTAAAQVARERGHAERGYRLVMNCNGDAGQTVFHIHLHLVAGRPMTWPPG; the protein is encoded by the coding sequence ATGGACTGTCTCTTCTGCAAGATTCGCGATGGTCAGATTCCCGCCAAGGTCGTCTACCGGGACGAGGTGTGTCTGGGCTTCCAGGACATCAACCCTCAAGCGCCCACGCACGTGCTCTTCATTCCACTGCAGCACATCGCCACGGTGAACGATCTCACCGCGAACGACCGGCAGACGGTGGGACACCTCTATACCGCGGCGGCCCAGGTGGCCCGGGAGCGGGGGCACGCCGAGAGAGGCTATCGCCTGGTGATGAACTGCAATGGCGACGCGGGGCAGACGGTGTTCCACATCCACCTGCACCTGGTCGCCGGGCGCCCGATGACGTGGCCTCCCGGGTAG
- a CDS encoding YoaK family protein: MPFLGTETPPESRRAYSLLALLLAGVAGAVNAISFLALGVHTSHTTGNLANVGEFLARGNWSLALAAAQLVLSFLLGAIVATVLLNVARHRRRGRHTSALLVEAVTLAGVGLWSSVYPEEREPTLLWGLSFAMGLQNALVTRLSGAVVRTTHVTGIVTDIGIQLVKMMEWVREGARGHGLGGLAWRLRRLHQEEQFARTRLHVGLATAFLLGCTLGPLCFIHFGAVAMTLPCVLLILLVVLDLSPAGAAVPLAPGT; this comes from the coding sequence ATGCCCTTCCTCGGTACCGAGACGCCTCCCGAGAGCCGACGCGCATACTCGCTTCTGGCCCTGCTGCTGGCGGGGGTGGCCGGAGCCGTCAACGCCATCAGCTTCCTCGCCCTGGGCGTGCACACCTCCCACACCACGGGCAACCTGGCCAACGTGGGCGAGTTCCTCGCCCGGGGGAACTGGAGCCTGGCGCTCGCGGCGGCCCAGCTCGTCCTGTCGTTCCTGCTCGGGGCCATCGTGGCCACCGTGCTCCTGAACGTGGCCCGCCACCGGCGGAGGGGGCGGCACACCTCCGCGCTTCTGGTGGAGGCGGTGACGCTGGCGGGGGTGGGCTTGTGGTCCTCCGTCTATCCGGAGGAGCGCGAGCCCACGCTGCTCTGGGGCCTGTCCTTCGCCATGGGCTTGCAGAACGCGCTCGTTACCCGGCTGTCGGGCGCCGTCGTGCGCACCACCCACGTCACCGGCATCGTCACCGACATCGGCATCCAGCTCGTGAAGATGATGGAGTGGGTGCGCGAGGGCGCCCGGGGCCATGGCCTCGGCGGGCTGGCGTGGCGGCTGCGCCGGCTGCACCAGGAGGAGCAATTCGCCCGCACCCGGCTGCACGTGGGGCTGGCCACGGCCTTCCTGCTCGGGTGCACCCTGGGGCCGCTGTGCTTCATCCACTTCGGCGCCGTGGCCATGACGCTGCCCTGCGTGCTGCTCATCCTGCTGGTGGTGCTCGACCTGAGCCCGGCCGGGGCCGCCGTGCCCCTGGCGCCCGGAACCTGA
- the hprK gene encoding HPr(Ser) kinase/phosphatase gives MSSPRTIRISALLEDRDYDLQLTLVAGDKGLGRTLASPRIQKPGLALTGFTEHLHPHRVQVFGNTEISYLRTLSEAVQQEVLTRLFNEDLACVVVTKDLEPPRALVEACESSKLALMRTPLLSSVFIQQVQAFLEQALTERSSLHGVLMDVFGVGILLLGKSGIGKSEIALDLVMRGHRLVADDIVDVARRKAGAVYGAGNPVIQHHMEIRGLGIINIKDLFGVAAVREQKKIELVIELHEWDPEQEYDRLGVEDRFLDIVGVNVPLSVVPVRPGRNMATIIEVAARNQLLKHQGHHSAREFAERLNRSIAEGAMRRTLGEEVE, from the coding sequence ATGAGCTCTCCGCGCACCATCCGTATCTCCGCGCTCCTTGAGGATCGCGACTACGATCTCCAGCTCACCCTCGTCGCGGGAGACAAAGGGCTGGGCCGCACCCTGGCCTCCCCCCGCATCCAGAAGCCGGGCCTGGCGCTCACCGGCTTCACCGAGCACCTGCACCCACATCGCGTCCAAGTGTTCGGAAACACGGAGATTTCCTACCTGCGCACCTTGTCGGAGGCGGTGCAGCAGGAGGTGCTGACACGGCTGTTCAATGAAGACCTGGCGTGCGTGGTGGTGACCAAGGACCTGGAGCCCCCGCGGGCGCTCGTGGAGGCCTGCGAGTCGTCGAAGCTGGCGCTGATGCGCACCCCGCTGCTCTCCAGCGTCTTCATCCAGCAGGTGCAGGCCTTCCTGGAGCAGGCGCTCACGGAGCGCAGCAGCCTGCATGGCGTGCTGATGGACGTCTTCGGGGTGGGCATCCTGCTGCTGGGCAAGAGCGGCATCGGCAAGAGCGAGATCGCCCTGGACCTGGTGATGCGGGGCCACCGGCTGGTGGCCGACGACATCGTGGACGTGGCGCGCCGCAAGGCGGGGGCCGTGTACGGGGCGGGCAATCCGGTCATCCAGCACCACATGGAGATCCGCGGGCTGGGCATCATCAACATCAAGGACCTGTTCGGCGTGGCGGCGGTGCGGGAGCAGAAGAAGATCGAGCTCGTCATCGAACTGCACGAGTGGGATCCCGAGCAGGAGTACGACCGGTTGGGCGTGGAGGACCGGTTCCTGGACATCGTCGGGGTGAATGTGCCCTTGTCCGTGGTGCCGGTGCGTCCGGGCCGGAACATGGCCACCATCATCGAGGTGGCCGCGCGCAACCAGTTGCTCAAGCACCAAGGCCATCACTCGGCGCGAGAATTCGCTGAGCGGCTCAACCGGTCCATCGCCGAGGGAGCGATGCGCCGCACGCTGGGAGAAGAAGTCGAGTGA
- a CDS encoding class I SAM-dependent methyltransferase yields MASNPNEQRVRQVYEEIAPSYEALFPALHRYEDRVERFLAEATAPHCRVLDVGCGPGLLTRDLEASVEVVGLDLSPEMLERARLGRPSGQWHVHSYHQPIPPELGRFDVLLAIGCLDFCANLPLVLSHLAATLKPGGRMLFTVLERRPGLDGHEVPRRQVRTAGPSVWLSFPSFEETSRALVGTGLLPRGYTHAPGWVHLVEQRTMHFGWWDVTKP; encoded by the coding sequence ATGGCGTCCAACCCGAACGAGCAGCGCGTCCGGCAGGTGTATGAGGAGATTGCGCCCTCTTACGAAGCGCTCTTTCCCGCGCTTCACCGGTATGAGGATCGGGTCGAGCGCTTTCTGGCCGAGGCCACGGCGCCGCACTGCCGGGTGCTCGATGTGGGGTGCGGCCCCGGCCTGCTCACGCGCGACCTGGAGGCGTCCGTGGAGGTGGTGGGGTTGGATCTCTCACCGGAGATGCTCGAGCGGGCGCGCCTGGGCCGCCCTTCGGGCCAGTGGCATGTGCACAGCTACCACCAGCCCATTCCCCCGGAGCTGGGGCGCTTCGATGTGCTGCTGGCCATTGGCTGCCTGGACTTCTGCGCGAACCTGCCCCTGGTGCTCAGCCACCTCGCCGCCACGCTGAAGCCCGGCGGGCGGATGCTCTTCACGGTGCTCGAGCGCCGGCCAGGGCTCGATGGACATGAAGTGCCCCGGCGGCAGGTGCGCACGGCCGGCCCCTCGGTGTGGCTCTCGTTCCCCTCCTTCGAGGAGACGTCCCGGGCGCTCGTGGGCACGGGCCTGCTGCCCCGCGGCTACACCCATGCTCCCGGCTGGGTCCACCTCGTCGAGCAGCGGACCATGCACTTCGGCTGGTGGGACGTGACGAAGCCCTGA